One genomic region from Peromyscus eremicus chromosome 20, PerEre_H2_v1, whole genome shotgun sequence encodes:
- the Tonsl gene encoding tonsoku-like protein has protein sequence MTLEQELRQLSKAKARAQRNGQLREEAVYCHQLGELLAGHGRFTEALEEHQQELHLLESVQDTLGCAVAHRKIGERLAEMENYSAALKHQHLYLDLAGSLSNHTELQRAWATIGRTHLDVYDHCQSRDALLQAQAAFEKSLAIVDEKLEGMLTQRELSEMRTRLYLNLGLTFESLQQTALCNDYFKKSIFLAEQNHLYEDLFRARYNLGAIHWRGGQHSQAMRCLEGARECARAMKMRFMESECCMVVSQVLQDLGDFLAAKRSLKKAYRLGSQKPVQRAAVCQSLKYVLAVIQLQQQLEEAEGSDPQRAMAICEQLGDLFSKAGDFPKALEAYQKQLHFAELLSRPDVELAVIHVSLATTLGDMKDHRRAVHHYEEELRLRKGNALEEAKTWFNIALSREEAGDTYELLAPCFQKAFSCAQRAQRFQLQRQILQHLYTVQLKLQPQEAPGTEIKLQELSMAEGPEEEEEEEEEEEEASEALETSELELSESEDDADREEDEELQGCLGRRKVNKWNRRNDMGETLLHRACIEGQLRRVQDLVRQGHPLNPRDYCGWTPLHEACNYGHLEIVRFLLDHGAAVDDPGGQGCDGITPLHDALNCGHFEVAELLIERGASVTLRTRKGLSPLETLQQWVKLYFRDLDLETRQKAASMERRLQMASSGQALHGSPVLQTIPSNHLFDPETSPRSSPCPEPSRGTPRPPEASPGPAEVFLEEAVSAVSRPRRNRHRPTSSSSSSEDEDSMGPCRPSHKRLRHSTRAQQDEAQTADLSSKSREAATSSACRAAYQAAMRGVGSAQSRRLVPSLPRGSDEVPGPKAALIPEEEYLAGEWLELDTPLTHSNRPSTSGSDYERCPVRRRNRGKQSRLTCLDGWGTRTKAGEGSLAAESPENLSMPRTSGPNRENCAAGQPLLLVQPPPIRVRVQIQDNLFLIPVPHSSDVHSVAWLAEQAAQRYYQTCGLLPRLTLRKDGALLAPQDPIPDVLQSNDEVLAEVTSWDLPPLTDRYRRACQSLGQGEHQQVLQAMEHQSSSPSFSACSLALCQARLTPLLRALKLHTALRELRLAGNRLGDACAPELLATLGTMPNLVLLDLSSNHLGQEGLRQLVEGSSGQAALQNLEELDLSMNPLGDGCGQALASLLRACPMLSTLRLQACGFSPSFFQSHQAALGSAFQDAEHLKTLSLSYNTLGAPALARVLQSLPARALLRLELSSVAASKSDLSLVEPVVKYLTKEGCALTHLTLSANCLSDKAVRELSRCLPCCPSLASLDLSANPEVSCASLEDLLSALQERPQGLSFLGLSGCCIRGPLNSDLWDKIFVQLQELQLCSRHLSARDRDAVCQRLPAGACSLDQGPKLFFKCL, from the exons ATGACTCTGGAGCAGGAGCTTCGCC AGCTGAGCAAGGCCAAAGCCAGGGCCCAGAGGAATGGGCAGCTGCGCGAGGAGGCGGTCTACTGCCACCAGCTGGGGGAGCTGCTGGCTGGCCACG GCCGCTTCACGGAAGCTTTGGAGGAGCACCAGCAAGAGCTACATCTGCTAGAGAGCGTCCAGGACACCCTAGGCTGCGCAGTGGCCCACCGCAAGATCGGAGAACGGCTGGCTGAGATGGAGAATTACTCTGCGGCTCTGAAG CACCAGCATCTCTACCTGGATCTGGCTGGCTCCCTTTCCAACCACACCGAGCTGCAGAGAGCCTGGGCCACCATTGGCCGCACCCATCTAGATGTGTATGATCACTGCCAGTCAAGAGATGCCTTACTGCaggcccaggctgcctttgagaAGAGCTTAGCTATTGTGGATGAGAAACTAGAGG GGATGCTGACCCAGCGAGAACTGAGCGAGATGAGGACTCGGCTCTATCTCAACCTGGGCCTCACCTTTGAGAGTCTGCAGCAGACAGCCTTGTGCAATGACTACTTCAAGAAGAGCATCTTCCTCGCTGA GCAGAACCATCTCTATGAAGATCTGTTCCGGGCCCGATACAACCTGGGTGCCATCCACTGGCGCGGAGGGCAGCATTCTCAGGCCATGCGCTGCCTGGAGGGAGCCCGGGAGTGTGCGCGTGCTATGAAGATGAGGTTCATGGAAAGTGAATGCTGCATGGTGGTGTCTCAG gttCTCCAAGATCTGGGGGACTTCCTGGCTGCCAAACGATCCCTGAAGAAGGCCTATAGGTTGGGCTCCCAGAAGCCTGTCCAGAGAGCGGCTGTCTGTCAGAGTCTCAAGTATG TATTGGCCGTGatccagctgcagcagcagctggaagAGGCCGAGGGCAGTGATCCTCAACGTGCCATGGCTATCTGTGAACAACTGGGGGACCTTTTCTCCAAGGCGGGTGACTTTCCAAAGGCATTAGAGGCTTACCAGAAGCAG CTGCACTTTGCTGAGCTGCTGAGCAGGCCAGATGTCGAGCTGGCTGTCATCCATGTATCCCTGGCCACCACACTGGGAGACATGAAGGATCACCGCAGGGCCGTGCACCACTATGAAGAGGAGCTGAGGCTTCGCAAGGGCAATGCCCTGGAG GAAGCTAAGACTTGGTTCAATATTGCACTGTCACGTGAGGAAGCTGGGGACACGTATGAACTGCTAGCACCATGCTTCCAGAAGGCTTTTAGCTGTGCCCAGCGGGCCCAGCGGTTCCAGCTGCAG AGGCAGATCTTACAGCACCTTTATACCGTGCAACTAAAGTTGCAGCCCCAAGAAGCCCCTGGCACCGAAATTAAACTGCAGGAATTGAGTATGGCAGAAGGcccagaagaagaggaagaggaggaggaagaagaggaagaagccagTGAGGCCCTGGAGACCAGTGAACTGGAGCTTTCAGAGAGCG AGGATGATGCTGAcagggaggaagatgaggagctTCAGGGCTGCCTGGGCCGGCGGAAGGTAAACAAG TGGAACCGGCGCAATGACATGGGAGAGACCCTGCTGCACCGAGCCTGCATTGAAGGCCAACTGCGCCGCGTCCAGGACCTTGTGAGGCAG GGCCATCCTCTGAATCCCCGAGACTACTGCGGCTGGACACCTCTACATGAAGCATGCAACTATGGGCATCTTG AGATCGTCCGCTTCCTTCTGGACCACGGAGCAGCAGTGGATGACCCAGGTGGCCAGGGGTGTGATGGCATCACCCCGCTGCATGATGCCCTCAACTGTGGCCACTTTGAGGTAGCTGAACTACTCATTGAGCGAGGGGCATCTGTAACTCTCCGTACCAGGAAG GGCCTCAGCCCACTGGAGACACTGCAGCAGTGGGTGAAGCTGTACTTCAGGGACCTTGACCTTGAGACAAGACAGAAGGCAGCGTCCATGGAGAGGAGGCTCCAGATGGCCTCCTCAGGCCAAG ccCTCCATGGCTCCCCTGTACTCCAGACCATTCCCAGTAACCATCTCTTTGACCCCGAGACCTCTCCCCGCTCAAGCCCCTGTCCAGAACCCTCCCGGGGTACCCCTAGACCTCCAGAGGCCTCTCCAGGCCCTGCTGAGGTCTTTCTGGAGGAAGCCGTGTCTGCTGTGTCCAGACCTCGAAGGAATAGGCACAGGCCGACCAGTAGCAGTAGCAGCTCAGAGGATGAGGACAGCATGGGTCCCTGCAGGCCATCTCACAAAAGACTGAGACATTCTACCAGAGCACAGCAGGACGAAGCCCAGACAGCTGACCTGTCGTCCAAAAGTAGAGAGGCAGCCACATCAAGTGCTTGCCGGGCTGCCTACCAAGCAGCCATGCGAGGAGTGGGTAGTGCCCAGAGCCGTCGATTGGTACCTAGCCTGCCTCGGGGCTCGGATGAAGTCCCTGGCCCCAAGGCAGCGCTCATTCCCGAGGAGGAATACCTGGCTGGGGAATGGCTGGAGTTAGATACACCTCTGACCCATAGCAACAGGCCCAGTACCTCAGGGTCAGACTATGAGCGATGCCCTGTCCGACGCCGGAATCGTGGCAAGCAGAGTCGCCTGACGTGTCTTGATGGTTGGGGTACACGGACTAAAGCGGGAGAGGGCAGCTTGGCTGCAGAGTCTCCAGAGAACCTCAGCATGCCTAGGACCTCGGGACCCAACAGGGAAAATTGCGCAGCAGGCCAACCTTTG CTTCTGGTCCAGCCTCCTCCCATCCGGGTTCGAGTTCAAATTCAGGATAACCTTTTCCTCATCCCTGTCCCACACAG CAGTGATGTCCACTCTGTGGCTTGGCTAGCAGAGCAAGCTGCCCAGCGCTACTACCAAACCTGTGGGCTACTTCCAAGGCTCACCCTACGGAAGGATGGAGCACTATTGGCTCCACAGGACCCCATCCCCGATGTGCTGCAGAGTAATGATGAG GTGTTGGCTGAAGTGACTTCATGGGACCTTCCCCCGCTAACTGACCGCTACCGCAGAGCCTGCCAGAGCCTGGGGCAAG GGGAGCACCAGCAAGTGCTGCAGGCCATGGAGCACCAGAGTTCAAGCCCTTCCTTTAGTGCCTGTTCCCTGGCCTTGTGCCAAGCCCGGCTCACGCCCCTGCTGCGGGCCCTCAAGTTACACACAGCGCTCCGGGAGCTGCgccttgctgggaaccgactagGCGATGCGTGTGCTCCTGAGCTGCTGGCTACCCTGGGCACCATGCCTAACCTGGtcctccttgatctctcttccaATCACTTGGGCCAGGAAGGTCTGCGCCAGCTTGTTGAAGGCTCCTCGGGCCAAGCTGCTTTGCAG AACTTGGAGGAACTGGACTTAAGCATGAATCCACTAGGAGATGGCTGTGGCCAGGCCCTGGCCTCCCTTCTGCGGGCCTGCCCCATGCTCAGCACCCTGCGCCTACAAGCCTGTGGCTTCAGCCCCAGCTTCTTCCAGAGCCACCAGGCTGCTCTGGGTAGCGCCTTCCAAG ACGCTGAACACCTGAAGACCTTGTCCTTGTCTTACAATACGCTCGGTGCTCCAGCCCTGGCCAGGGTGCTGCAGAGCTTACCGGCCCGTGCCCTCCTGCGCCTGGAGCTTAGCTCCGTGGCAGCCAGCAAGAGCGACTTGAGTCTTGTGGAGCCTGTTGTCAAATACTTGACCAAG GAAGGCTGTGCTCTGACCCACCTAACCCTGTCTGCAAACTGCCTGAGTGACAAGGCTGTGAGAGAACTGAGCAG GTGTCTCCCGTGCTGCCCCTCACTTGCCTCTCTGGACTTGTCTGCCAACCCTGAGGTCAGCTGTGCCAGTCTGGAGGACCTCTTATCTGCCCTCCAAGAGCGGCCCCAGGGCCTCAGCTTCCTTGGCTTGTCAG GCTGCTGCATCCGGGGGCCCCTGAACTCCGACCTCTGGGACAAGATCTTCGTGCAGCTGCAAGAGTTGCAGTTGTGCAGCAGACACCTGAGCGCGAGGGACCGAGACGCCGTGTGTCAGAGACTGCCGGCCGGCGCGTGCTCACTGGACCAAGGTCCCAAGCTCTTCTTTAAATGCCTCTGA
- the Zftraf1 gene encoding zinc finger TRAF-type-containing protein 1 isoform X8 encodes MVSKPRSEWSTLLSHLVLAAVSLHAAVSSVQCTNGHLMCAGCFIHLLADARLKEEQATCPNCRCEISKSLCCRNLAVEKAVSELPSECGFCLRQFPRSLLERHQKEECQDRVTQCKYKRIGCPWHGPFHELTVHEAACAHPTKTGNELMEILDEMDQSHRKEMQLYNSIFSLLSFEKIGYTEVQFRPYRTDDFITRLYYETPRFTVLNQTWVLKARVNDSERNPNLSCKRTLSFQLLLKSKVTAPLECSFLLLKGPYDDVRISPVIYHFVFTNESNETDYVPLPIIDSVECNKLLAAKNINLRLFLFQIQK; translated from the exons TGTACTAACGGTCACTTGATGTGCGCTGGCTGTTTTATCCACCTACTAGCAGATGCCCGGCTGAAGGAGGAGCAGGCCACATGTCCCAACTGTCGTTGTGAGATCAGTAAGAGCCTCTGCTGCCGGAACCTGGCCGTGGAGAAAGCTGTGAGCGAGCTGCCTTCAGAGTGTGGCTTCTGTCTGCGTCAGTTCCCTCGCTCCCTCCTAGAGAGGCACCAGAAAGAGGAATGCCAGGACAG ggTGACACAATGCAAGTACAAGCGTATTGGCTGCCCATGGCATGGCCCTTTCCATGAGCTGACAGTGCATGAAGCTGCATGTGCTCACCCAACCAAGACAGGCAATGAACTGATGGAGATCCTCGATGAGATGGACCAGAGCCACCGCAAGGAGATGCAGCTCTACAACAGCATCTTCAGTCTGCTCAGCTTTGAGAAGATTGGCTACACAG AGGTTCAGTTCCGGCCTTACCGCACTGACGACTTCATCACACGCCTGTACTATGAGACACCTCGGTTCACAGTGCTGAACCAGACATGGGTCCTGAAGGCTCGTGTGAATGACTCGGAGCGCAACCCCAACCTGTCGTGCAAGCGCACACTTTCCTTCCAGCTACTCCTCAAGAGCAAGGTCACGGCGCCCCTGGAGTGCTCTTTCCTTCTGCTCAAGGGCCCCTACGACGACGTGAGGATCAGCCCCGTCATCTACCACTTCGTCTTCACCAACGAGAGCAACGAGACGGACTACGTGCCGCTGCCCATCATCGACTCGGTGGAGTGCAACAAGCTGCTGGCCGCCAAGAACATTAACCTGCGGCTCTTCCTGTTCCAAATACAGAAGTAG